A portion of the Thermoflexus hugenholtzii JAD2 genome contains these proteins:
- a CDS encoding glycosyltransferase family 87 protein has protein sequence MRGTVYRVMRWPLLIAAGAMLFALSERILTSPSFIRLDDFVEYWAAGRLTLTGGNPYDPEQLLRLEREAGRPLEEAVMLWNPPWVLALLVPFGALPYPLARSLWFLLQLAALAWSGTQLSRSLHVRPARPWGVWALVFTFAPALHALKAGQITPLMLPALVEAMRAFPRHPFRAGLWSALLLVKPHLAYLVLLTLLAESIRQRKPGFALGLFAAVAGASALSGLLQPAVFEQYLHAWQHHPPADWATATLGGFLRLLIGPSYVALQFLPPLIGLGLWLRYRPSISEIPLWTLISLATAAYGWTFDLPLALVGLIPAFYHLISHSPAPRRLGLILAYGLLNGILLFTSMPQIFYFWAGSVLLGWVLLARRGAAMPNHLPEKEMPCGPTG, from the coding sequence ATGCGGGGGACGGTCTATCGGGTCATGCGATGGCCCTTGCTGATCGCTGCGGGCGCCATGCTCTTTGCGCTCTCCGAGCGGATCCTGACCTCTCCATCCTTCATCCGCCTGGATGACTTCGTTGAATACTGGGCGGCCGGCCGCCTGACCCTCACCGGCGGCAACCCTTACGATCCAGAACAGTTGCTCCGCCTCGAACGGGAAGCGGGGCGCCCACTGGAGGAAGCCGTCATGCTGTGGAACCCCCCATGGGTCCTGGCGCTCCTCGTCCCCTTCGGTGCGCTGCCCTATCCCCTCGCTCGCAGCCTGTGGTTCCTCCTTCAGCTGGCCGCCCTCGCCTGGAGCGGGACGCAATTGAGCCGCTCCCTCCACGTCCGGCCGGCGCGGCCGTGGGGGGTCTGGGCCCTGGTCTTCACCTTCGCGCCGGCGCTCCACGCCCTCAAAGCCGGTCAGATCACGCCGCTGATGCTGCCCGCCCTGGTCGAGGCAATGCGCGCGTTCCCGCGCCATCCCTTCCGGGCCGGGCTCTGGTCCGCCCTCCTGCTGGTGAAGCCCCACCTGGCCTATCTCGTGCTCCTGACCCTGCTGGCCGAATCCATCCGGCAACGGAAACCCGGCTTCGCCCTCGGGCTGTTCGCCGCCGTGGCCGGAGCCTCCGCCCTCTCCGGGCTTCTGCAACCCGCGGTCTTCGAACAGTATCTCCACGCCTGGCAACACCACCCGCCCGCCGATTGGGCCACTGCGACCCTGGGAGGCTTCCTGAGATTGCTGATCGGCCCCTCGTATGTAGCCCTCCAGTTCCTTCCCCCCCTCATCGGCCTGGGGCTCTGGCTGCGCTACCGCCCCTCCATCTCGGAGATCCCCTTGTGGACGCTGATCTCCCTGGCGACAGCGGCATACGGCTGGACCTTCGACCTGCCGCTGGCGCTCGTCGGGCTGATCCCTGCCTTCTACCATCTGATTTCGCATTCCCCTGCGCCCCGACGTCTCGGGCTGATCCTGGCTTATGGGCTCCTGAACGGGATCCTCCTGTTCACCTCCATGCCTCAGATCTTCTACTTCTGGGCAGGCTCGGTGCTGCTGGGCTGGGTCCTCCTGGCCCGGCGCGGCGCGGCGATGCCGAACCATCTCCCGGAGAAAGAAATGCCATGCGGACCCACGGGATAA
- a CDS encoding glycosyltransferase family 87 protein, whose protein sequence is MRKFDYLTPIRLRYAWIAGIALWSGWLLSLLGGSGNLDLAGQVIGTDYLQFYAAGWMIRHGQAARLYDPEAQLAAERAIIGPHLPAYHAFLNPPFFALLFVPFSLPPYLISFALWSALQLLLLVLSMRALRPARFLETTAWALTFLPVFASVSFGQNGLLSLALLTGVWIMWRRNRAMAAGALSGLLLYKPHLLLGLLLLWGMEGPRGWRALFGLGLTGATLLTLSGALLPEATAAYGRFALNIYPDLPSWKEFPLWHLHSPRGFWRLLLPGQPRLADALALLSALIATGAVLRFWRRHREEPLRFAAAVVLTLYLTPHAMIYDGAILLLPALLLWEQAPAARPALRAAFALVWVAFFLGAPLTAWMARHVGWGIQWTLPALTAAGYQTKLQPDTLNAQSR, encoded by the coding sequence ATGAGAAAATTCGATTATCTAACCCCAATCCGCCTCCGCTACGCATGGATCGCCGGGATCGCCCTGTGGAGCGGATGGCTCCTCAGCCTGCTCGGCGGCTCGGGGAACCTGGACCTCGCCGGCCAGGTGATCGGGACGGATTACCTCCAATTTTATGCCGCCGGGTGGATGATCCGCCACGGGCAGGCGGCCCGCCTCTACGACCCGGAGGCGCAGCTGGCCGCCGAGCGGGCGATCATCGGGCCCCACCTCCCAGCCTACCACGCCTTCCTCAACCCACCCTTCTTCGCCCTCCTCTTCGTGCCGTTCTCCCTCCCGCCTTATCTGATCAGCTTCGCCCTCTGGAGCGCCCTGCAGCTCCTGCTGCTTGTCCTCAGCATGCGGGCCCTCCGACCCGCCCGTTTCCTCGAGACCACCGCCTGGGCCCTCACCTTCCTCCCGGTCTTCGCCTCGGTGAGCTTCGGGCAGAACGGGCTCCTCAGCCTAGCCCTCCTCACCGGGGTCTGGATCATGTGGCGGCGGAACCGCGCGATGGCCGCCGGCGCCCTCTCCGGGCTGCTGCTGTATAAGCCCCATCTGCTCTTGGGGCTCCTGCTTCTCTGGGGGATGGAAGGCCCTCGCGGATGGCGGGCCCTGTTCGGGCTGGGCCTGACCGGGGCCACACTGCTGACCCTCTCTGGGGCGCTGTTGCCGGAAGCGACAGCCGCCTATGGGCGTTTCGCCCTGAACATTTACCCGGATCTTCCGTCCTGGAAGGAGTTCCCGCTGTGGCATTTGCACAGCCCGCGGGGGTTTTGGCGGCTGCTGCTGCCGGGGCAGCCCCGCCTGGCCGACGCCCTCGCGCTCCTTTCCGCGCTCATCGCCACCGGGGCTGTCCTCCGCTTCTGGCGCCGCCACCGGGAGGAGCCCCTGCGCTTTGCGGCGGCGGTGGTCCTCACCCTGTATCTGACCCCGCATGCGATGATCTACGACGGGGCCATCCTGCTGCTCCCAGCCCTTTTGCTCTGGGAACAGGCTCCCGCCGCCCGCCCGGCCCTGCGCGCGGCCTTCGCCCTGGTCTGGGTCGCCTTCTTCCTCGGAGCACCCCTCACCGCCTGGATGGCCCGCCACGTCGGCTGGGGGATACAATGGACGCTGCCGGCCCTCACCGCGGCCGGGTATCAAACGAAGCTCCAGCCAGACACCTTGAACGCTCAATCCCGATAG
- a CDS encoding glycosyltransferase 87 family protein has protein sequence MNYKMIQRLHNYPRLIFAVLWAAIGFDFLFRQGWQGGWGFILGTDFITLYGAGLLYRHNPTHLYDFQAQAHIQESLIAPTSYPGLNPFISPPYVAMFYSIFSVFSLPVAFLIWNILTLILVFHSTHQLYMIINDKTKSSGLTFWQMIILVLSFFPFALGWRVGQNHGLTLWLVTNILWWQRAGHPSLAGLLCSLLLYKPHFTLGFLILWMIWKEWAALLTFTATAILWIFIDILSGNLAIYWDYIRLQSLLLELPWIQGFPSFALITPYGLLATIFPVSAKPILTIFSTLQLLLFGIGLAWLAHSLRNLPFPNQIPAWIFAILYPLIAAPYVLIHDLVIIIPIFSFWSAWKPSYRLLYLIIFVYLGSFFLLFAGALLRVALLAFFPPIALILMIYDYLFSLKDR, from the coding sequence ATGAACTATAAAATGATTCAGCGACTTCACAATTATCCAAGATTAATTTTTGCTGTCCTTTGGGCAGCAATAGGCTTTGATTTTCTTTTTCGACAAGGCTGGCAGGGAGGTTGGGGGTTCATCTTGGGGACCGATTTCATTACACTCTATGGAGCGGGACTCCTTTATCGTCATAATCCGACTCATCTATACGATTTCCAAGCACAAGCCCATATTCAAGAATCACTCATTGCACCCACCTCTTATCCAGGGCTCAACCCATTTATTAGTCCGCCCTATGTAGCTATGTTTTATAGTATATTTAGTGTTTTCTCTTTGCCTGTTGCTTTTCTCATCTGGAATATACTTACCCTGATTTTGGTTTTTCATTCAACACATCAACTTTATATGATTATTAACGATAAAACAAAATCGTCTGGATTAACATTTTGGCAAATGATTATTCTTGTTCTTTCATTCTTTCCTTTTGCATTAGGCTGGCGAGTAGGTCAAAATCATGGACTTACTCTATGGCTGGTTACCAACATTCTGTGGTGGCAACGTGCCGGCCACCCCAGTTTAGCTGGTCTCTTGTGTAGCCTTCTCCTGTATAAGCCTCATTTTACACTTGGTTTCCTCATATTATGGATGATCTGGAAGGAATGGGCCGCATTGTTAACTTTCACCGCTACTGCAATTCTATGGATCTTCATTGACATATTGAGCGGAAATTTAGCAATATATTGGGATTATATTAGACTTCAATCTCTCCTGCTTGAGTTGCCGTGGATCCAGGGCTTCCCTTCATTCGCATTAATCACACCTTACGGATTACTGGCTACCATTTTTCCGGTATCCGCCAAGCCAATTTTAACAATCTTTTCTACATTACAATTATTATTGTTTGGTATCGGGCTTGCCTGGCTCGCTCATTCGCTACGTAACCTCCCCTTCCCAAACCAAATCCCTGCTTGGATATTTGCGATTCTATATCCGTTAATAGCCGCACCATATGTCCTAATTCATGATTTGGTTATAATTATACCAATTTTTTCATTTTGGTCAGCCTGGAAACCATCTTATCGATTATTGTATTTAATAATTTTTGTTTATTTAGGATCTTTTTTCCTCCTATTTGCTGGCGCATTACTGCGAGTTGCTCTTCTAGCCTTCTTTCCACCAATTGCTCTAATCTTGATGATATATGACTACTTATTTTCATTAAAAGATCGTTGA
- a CDS encoding DUF362 domain-containing protein → MAAPRLTRRAFLRLLLLAGIGGGLAFAERRTQPVGVRRFLAWLLRGWRRRVEPPATVALGASLSYDEALLRDALMALWDQAGMPDVAGKRVLVKPNLIEWIEGRPLVTAPEVVGAILDVLRARGAAEIVVGEGPGFRRDAGPVVEHSGLAAVLARRGIPFIDLNYDDPRPVPARDGWFPGQPRLWLPRHVVEADLIVSAAKLKTHHWAGVTLSLKNLFGVVPGIRYGWPKNMLHVNGLTPSILGLRQSLPPVVSVIDGVIGMEGDGPLFGTPVPHGVLLVGADPLAVDVIGARLMGFDPEEIEHLHWGIWAGIGQGVRIEVRGAPLEALRRRYQRPPK, encoded by the coding sequence ATGGCCGCCCCGCGGCTGACCCGACGGGCCTTCCTGCGCCTGCTGCTCCTGGCCGGCATCGGGGGCGGGCTGGCCTTCGCCGAGCGCCGAACGCAGCCGGTGGGCGTGCGGCGGTTCCTGGCCTGGCTGCTGCGGGGCTGGCGGCGGCGGGTGGAGCCCCCGGCGACGGTGGCCCTGGGCGCCTCCCTCTCCTACGATGAGGCCCTGCTGCGGGACGCCCTGATGGCGCTGTGGGATCAGGCCGGCATGCCGGATGTGGCCGGCAAGCGGGTGCTGGTGAAGCCGAACCTGATCGAGTGGATCGAAGGACGCCCCCTGGTCACCGCCCCCGAGGTGGTGGGCGCGATCCTCGATGTGCTGCGCGCCCGGGGGGCGGCGGAGATCGTCGTCGGCGAGGGCCCCGGGTTCCGCCGGGACGCCGGGCCGGTGGTCGAGCACAGCGGCCTGGCCGCCGTCCTGGCCCGCCGGGGGATCCCCTTCATCGACCTCAACTACGACGATCCCCGGCCGGTCCCCGCGCGGGACGGCTGGTTCCCCGGGCAGCCGCGCCTGTGGCTCCCCCGCCACGTCGTCGAGGCCGATCTCATCGTCTCCGCCGCCAAGCTCAAGACCCATCACTGGGCTGGCGTCACCCTGAGCCTCAAGAACCTGTTCGGGGTGGTCCCCGGGATCCGTTACGGGTGGCCCAAGAACATGCTGCACGTCAACGGCCTCACGCCCAGCATCCTGGGCCTGCGCCAGAGCCTGCCCCCCGTCGTCAGCGTCATCGACGGCGTCATCGGGATGGAGGGGGATGGGCCGCTGTTCGGGACGCCGGTGCCCCACGGGGTGCTGCTCGTGGGGGCCGATCCCCTGGCCGTCGACGTCATCGGCGCCCGGCTGATGGGCTTCGATCCAGAGGAGATCGAACACCTGCACTGGGGGATCTGGGCCGGGATCGGCCAGGGGGTTCGCATCGAGGTGCGGGGCGCCCCCCTTGAGGCCCTGCGCCGCCGCTATCAGCGGCCGCCGAAGTGA
- a CDS encoding prenyltransferase/squalene oxidase repeat-containing protein — MGTPGEPSARNARAFLARSQNPDGGWGYRPGSPSATEPTGAALVALGPDPEAAPAVERARRWLEAAQRPDGGWGMDPEDPESHWMTAWGILGLARLDPRAPEVARGVRWLIEIPVIRIEAAELTAEVRRTLRIDPSLRGWPWRPGEASWVEPTALALLALHAAAAVETHRDRIAEAVGYLVDRRCVGGGWNFGNPFMLGANLPPRPHPTAWALLALQILSPQAIRPEDVAALRAEMHRDGGAMALALGQIALAAIGIEDPEARERLQRQQAPDGSWESNPYVTALSALALNGGWPWPPRG, encoded by the coding sequence ATGGGCACGCCGGGAGAGCCTTCGGCCCGAAACGCCCGGGCCTTCCTGGCCCGATCCCAGAACCCGGACGGGGGATGGGGCTACCGACCCGGATCCCCTTCGGCGACGGAGCCCACCGGGGCAGCCCTTGTGGCCCTGGGTCCGGACCCCGAGGCCGCGCCGGCCGTAGAACGGGCCCGGCGATGGCTGGAAGCGGCGCAGCGGCCGGATGGGGGTTGGGGCATGGATCCCGAGGACCCCGAAAGCCACTGGATGACCGCCTGGGGGATCCTCGGGCTGGCCCGTCTGGACCCTCGAGCTCCTGAGGTCGCCCGGGGCGTGCGCTGGCTGATCGAGATACCCGTCATCCGGATCGAGGCCGCGGAGCTGACCGCCGAGGTGCGCCGGACCCTGCGGATCGATCCGTCCCTCCGGGGCTGGCCCTGGCGGCCCGGGGAGGCCTCCTGGGTGGAACCCACCGCCCTGGCCCTGCTCGCCCTTCACGCCGCCGCCGCCGTGGAGACGCACCGGGACCGGATCGCGGAGGCGGTGGGCTATCTCGTGGACCGGCGGTGCGTCGGCGGCGGCTGGAACTTCGGCAACCCTTTCATGCTGGGGGCGAACCTGCCCCCCCGCCCCCACCCCACCGCCTGGGCGCTCCTCGCCCTCCAGATCCTCTCCCCGCAGGCGATCCGCCCGGAGGACGTCGCGGCGCTGCGCGCGGAGATGCATCGGGACGGCGGGGCCATGGCCCTGGCCCTGGGGCAGATCGCCCTGGCCGCCATAGGGATCGAGGACCCGGAGGCCCGAGAGCGGCTGCAAAGGCAACAAGCGCCGGATGGAAGCTGGGAAAGCAACCCTTACGTCACCGCCCTGTCGGCGCTGGCCCTGAACGGAGGCTGGCCATGGCCGCCCCGCGGCTGA
- a CDS encoding Flp family type IVb pilin: protein MVRLLQAWLWLREKGQGLVEYALILVLIAVVVIAILTILGTQVSTVFSSIVSGLQGS from the coding sequence ATGGTCCGGTTGCTTCAAGCGTGGCTGTGGTTGCGGGAGAAGGGGCAGGGGCTGGTGGAGTATGCCCTGATCCTGGTGCTGATCGCCGTCGTGGTCATCGCCATCCTCACCATCCTGGGCACCCAGGTCAGCACCGTGTTCTCCTCCATCGTCAGCGGCCTGCAGGGTTCGTAA
- a CDS encoding Flp family type IVb pilin, which yields MVRLLQAWLGLRERGQALVEYALILVLIAIVVIAILTILGTQVSTVFSSIVSGLQGS from the coding sequence ATGGTCCGGTTGCTTCAAGCGTGGCTGGGGTTGCGGGAAAGGGGCCAGGCGCTGGTGGAGTATGCCCTGATCCTGGTGCTGATCGCCATCGTGGTCATCGCCATCCTCACCATCCTGGGCACCCAGGTCAGCACCGTGTTCTCCTCCATCGTCAGCGGCCTGCAGGGTTCGTAA
- the trxB gene encoding thioredoxin-disulfide reductase, whose protein sequence is MENLIILGAGPAGLTAALYAARANLSPLVITGNSVGGQIATTDLVENFPGFPEPIGGAELAERMKQQAERFGARFEFDEAIEVDFRGHPFQIRTYGGEYQAKAVIVATGATPRRLNVPGEQEFWGRGVSVCATCDGFFFTDKEVVVVGGGDSAFQEGLFLTRYARRVTIIHRRDQFRAQPILQERARRNPKIGFITDTIVTAILGEGRVRAVRLRNVKTGEEREFPTDGVFIFIGYEPNTALFRGQLELDEAGYIRVNERLHTSVPGVFAAGEVHDRWFRQAITSAGFGAMAAMEAEKFLAELEHRGVPTAATPR, encoded by the coding sequence CGGGGCCGGCGGGGCTGACGGCGGCCCTCTACGCGGCGCGGGCGAACCTCTCGCCGCTGGTGATCACCGGCAACAGCGTCGGCGGGCAGATCGCCACCACCGACCTCGTCGAGAACTTCCCCGGCTTCCCGGAGCCCATCGGGGGGGCGGAGCTGGCGGAGCGCATGAAGCAACAGGCCGAGCGTTTCGGCGCCCGCTTTGAGTTCGACGAGGCCATCGAGGTGGACTTCCGAGGGCATCCCTTCCAGATCCGAACCTACGGAGGGGAATACCAGGCGAAGGCGGTGATCGTCGCCACCGGGGCCACCCCGCGCCGCCTGAACGTCCCGGGGGAGCAGGAGTTCTGGGGGCGCGGCGTGTCGGTGTGCGCCACCTGCGACGGCTTCTTCTTCACGGACAAAGAGGTGGTCGTGGTGGGCGGGGGCGACAGCGCCTTCCAAGAAGGCCTCTTCCTCACCCGCTACGCCCGCCGGGTGACCATCATCCACCGGCGCGACCAGTTCCGCGCGCAGCCCATCCTGCAGGAGCGCGCCCGCCGCAACCCGAAGATCGGGTTCATCACCGACACCATCGTCACCGCCATCCTGGGCGAGGGCCGGGTGCGGGCGGTGCGCCTGCGGAACGTGAAGACGGGGGAGGAGCGGGAGTTCCCTACTGATGGCGTCTTCATCTTCATCGGCTACGAGCCCAACACCGCCCTGTTCCGGGGGCAGCTCGAGCTGGACGAGGCCGGCTACATCCGGGTGAACGAGCGGCTGCACACCAGCGTCCCGGGGGTCTTCGCCGCCGGCGAGGTGCACGACCGCTGGTTCCGGCAGGCCATCACCTCGGCCGGCTTCGGGGCCATGGCCGCCATGGAGGCCGAGAAGTTCCTGGCCGAGCTGGAGCACCGAGGGGTCCCCACCGCCGCCACCCCCCGCTGA